In Thermus caldifontis, a single genomic region encodes these proteins:
- a CDS encoding RNA-guided endonuclease InsQ/TnpB family protein has translation PQIRAELPEYKGIHSQVLQNVLERVDKAFQGFFRRVKAKGGKAGYPRFKGERRYDSFTFPQAEKTGVKLQKDGKRVVIHGIGSVKVKLHRPLEGRIKTATVKREGDEWYIVFVCEVEPTPLPASTASVGIDLGTNPHFLITSDGEMIEAPRYHQRAQAKLAIAQRSLSRKKRGSNRYEKARERLAKLHRKVANQRRDFHHKLARGLVNRYGTIVHEDLNILGLARSYVAKGVMDAGWAQFLRILAYKAAEAGRRVIGVDPRYTSQDCPVCGHRERKPLWVREYTCSRCGTHLHRDVAAAQNILAKAWTEPAGTGTAWAVP, from the coding sequence CCCCAGATACGGGCCGAGCTGCCGGAGTACAAGGGCATCCATTCCCAGGTCCTCCAGAACGTCCTGGAACGGGTGGACAAGGCCTTCCAGGGCTTCTTCCGTAGGGTCAAGGCAAAAGGAGGAAAGGCGGGATACCCCCGCTTCAAGGGGGAAAGGCGCTACGACTCCTTCACCTTCCCCCAAGCTGAGAAGACGGGGGTTAAGCTCCAGAAGGACGGAAAACGGGTAGTTATCCACGGGATAGGCTCGGTAAAGGTCAAACTGCACCGACCCCTTGAGGGCAGGATAAAGACCGCTACCGTGAAGCGGGAAGGGGATGAGTGGTACATCGTCTTCGTTTGTGAGGTTGAGCCTACACCCCTGCCTGCCAGCACCGCATCCGTAGGAATAGACCTAGGCACCAACCCCCACTTCCTCATCACCTCGGACGGCGAGATGATAGAAGCACCCCGGTACCACCAAAGGGCACAGGCCAAACTCGCCATTGCACAACGTAGCCTTTCCCGAAAGAAGAGGGGTAGCAACCGCTACGAGAAGGCCAGGGAGCGGCTTGCCAAACTGCACCGCAAGGTTGCCAACCAGCGCAGGGACTTCCACCACAAACTCGCCAGGGGTCTGGTGAACCGTTATGGCACCATCGTTCACGAAGACCTGAACATCCTCGGCCTGGCCCGCTCCTATGTTGCCAAGGGAGTGATGGATGCGGGCTGGGCCCAGTTTCTCCGGATCCTCGCCTACAAAGCGGCGGAAGCTGGTAGGCGGGTGATCGGGGTAGACCCGAGGTACACAAGCCAGGATTGTCCCGTTTGCGGCCATCGGGAGCGGAAACCCCTGTGGGTGCGGGAGTACACCTGTTCTCGGTGTGGTACCCACCTGCACCGGGACGTGGCGGCGGCACAAAATATCCTGGCTAAGGCTTGGACGGAGCCTGCGGGGACGGGTACGGCGTGGGCCGTCCCGTGA
- a CDS encoding TatD family hydrolase: MTDTHAHLDFLEEAELEEAKAHFPELRAILTLGVDPGRWERTLALAQGNVYAAVGLHPTSAHLLSPEVEEALRHYARHPRVRAIGESGLDYHWTPETKPAQLKALDFQASLAQELGLPLVLHVRSKDGKAEEDLAAWLLAHRPQGVVLHAFGGHPALEAAGLRVEAYFSFAGPLTYKKNPPLREAAQRLPLDRLLVETDTPFLPPEPHRGKRNLPHRVRHTLEKLAEVRGLPFGEMEAITDANAERCFRFAGRVGSP; this comes from the coding sequence ATGACCGACACCCACGCCCATCTTGACTTCCTGGAAGAGGCCGAGCTGGAGGAGGCCAAAGCCCACTTCCCGGAGCTTCGGGCCATCCTCACCTTAGGGGTGGACCCAGGCCGCTGGGAGAGAACCCTAGCCCTGGCCCAGGGCAACGTGTACGCCGCGGTGGGCCTCCACCCCACCTCGGCCCACCTGCTTTCCCCCGAGGTGGAGGAAGCCCTCAGGCACTACGCCCGCCACCCCCGGGTGCGGGCTATAGGGGAAAGCGGCCTGGACTACCACTGGACCCCCGAGACCAAACCCGCCCAGCTTAAGGCCCTGGACTTCCAGGCCAGCCTGGCCCAGGAGCTTGGGCTTCCCTTGGTCCTCCACGTACGGAGCAAGGACGGGAAGGCGGAAGAGGACCTGGCTGCTTGGCTTCTGGCCCATCGCCCCCAAGGGGTGGTCCTCCACGCCTTCGGGGGGCATCCGGCCCTCGAGGCGGCCGGCCTTCGGGTGGAGGCCTACTTCAGCTTTGCCGGCCCCCTCACCTACAAGAAAAACCCGCCTCTCCGGGAAGCTGCCCAAAGGCTTCCCTTAGACCGCCTCCTGGTGGAAACCGACACCCCCTTCCTCCCCCCAGAGCCCCACCGGGGCAAGCGCAACCTTCCCCACCGCGTGCGCCATACCTTGGAGAAGCTGGCCGAGGTCCGGGGCCTCCCCTTTGGGGAGATGGAGGCCATTACCGACGCCAACGCCGAAAGGTGCTTCCGCTTTGCTGGCCGGGTGGGAAGCCCCTAG
- a CDS encoding phospholipase D-like domain-containing protein — translation MKRLLLFFLFLLSALAAPRLVVEPEDGLKPLLDLIASAQEEILVKMYLWTPSRLDVVDALGEAVARGVKVRVLLEREPSGGRVDLTVFQALKERGVEVRLTTPFRFVFVHEKSLVVDRKLAWVGTMNLTGSSFTANREYALILDDPKEVAEVVRVFEADWEGKRLDLSQALLVWAPSRTLGGVKEGNARETLLGLIRGAKREILLEHQAMADPEVVAALKEALAKGVRIRLVGSPKEPGDTYFLAGAEELRQAGADLRFLPDPYVHAKVLMVDGEVALVGSLNLSANSLNANRELSVRFTRQEAPEAFARLLSVMERDFQAGLSENPFALPPLEGIIPWQEAPKHFGRIATVEGVIQQVEDRGTVAFLRFGPGESDLRLVVFPRSYGLFQQPFPQSYMGKKVRARGRIVLYAGYYEMVLEDPSALEVLDGSP, via the coding sequence ATGAAACGGCTTCTTCTCTTTTTCCTTTTCCTCCTGTCCGCCCTGGCCGCTCCCAGGCTGGTGGTGGAGCCGGAGGATGGCCTCAAGCCGCTACTGGACCTCATCGCCTCGGCCCAGGAGGAGATCCTGGTGAAGATGTACCTCTGGACCCCAAGCCGCCTGGACGTGGTGGATGCCTTGGGAGAGGCCGTGGCCCGAGGGGTAAAGGTGAGGGTCCTTTTGGAGCGGGAGCCCTCTGGGGGGCGCGTGGACCTCACCGTCTTCCAGGCCCTGAAGGAGCGGGGGGTGGAGGTCAGGCTCACCACCCCCTTCCGCTTCGTTTTCGTCCACGAGAAGAGCCTGGTGGTGGACCGGAAGCTGGCCTGGGTGGGCACCATGAACCTCACGGGAAGCTCCTTTACCGCCAACCGGGAGTACGCCCTCATCCTAGATGACCCCAAGGAGGTGGCCGAGGTGGTGAGGGTTTTTGAAGCCGATTGGGAGGGCAAACGGCTGGACCTTTCCCAGGCCCTTCTCGTCTGGGCGCCAAGCCGAACCCTGGGCGGGGTAAAGGAGGGCAACGCCCGGGAAACCCTCCTTGGCCTCATCCGAGGGGCCAAAAGGGAAATCCTCTTGGAGCATCAGGCCATGGCCGATCCCGAGGTGGTGGCCGCCCTTAAGGAGGCCCTGGCCAAAGGCGTCCGCATCCGCCTGGTGGGAAGCCCCAAGGAGCCCGGGGACACCTACTTCCTGGCGGGAGCGGAAGAGCTAAGGCAGGCAGGGGCGGATCTCCGCTTCCTCCCCGACCCCTACGTGCACGCCAAGGTCCTGATGGTGGACGGGGAGGTGGCCCTGGTGGGAAGCCTGAACTTGAGCGCCAACTCCCTGAACGCCAACCGGGAGCTTTCCGTGCGCTTCACCCGCCAGGAGGCCCCCGAGGCCTTCGCCAGGCTCCTTTCCGTAATGGAAAGGGACTTCCAGGCAGGCCTTAGCGAAAACCCCTTTGCCCTACCCCCCCTGGAAGGGATCATTCCCTGGCAGGAGGCCCCCAAGCACTTTGGCCGCATCGCCACCGTGGAAGGGGTGATCCAGCAGGTGGAGGACCGGGGCACCGTGGCCTTCCTCCGGTTTGGCCCGGGGGAAAGCGACCTGAGGCTGGTGGTCTTCCCCCGGAGCTATGGCCTCTTCCAACAACCCTTCCCCCAAAGCTACATGGGTAAGAAGGTGCGGGCCAGGGGGCGCATCGTCCTTTACGCTGGGTATTACGAGATGGTGCTGGAGGATCCCTCGGCCCTCGAGGTGCTGGATGGAAGCCCTTAG